Proteins co-encoded in one Pseudomonas beijingensis genomic window:
- a CDS encoding autotransporter outer membrane beta-barrel domain-containing protein — MEGEWSRDISFSHKGRVAADTQFRNLGQIGAEIEVAGDFQNEGSVSKSVFVDQTGTFSGPGTVNALKVQGQLAVDPERGAPTIKRNLELAPGATLLYGIHPNGGSATIKVGGTAKLGNASLKIVNVPGEYIDTSNHVVIDAKKVDGEFGAIVNELAFMTATVDYTAKQVGLTYTRNKVPFEDAATTDNARKFVASIEEPQQVAPPEPSPIVAPAIAQVSAVKPDNHGATHIPTEPPRTINTAAQPNTAINALLGTNMITAANAIDQLSGYHTAELGNAILSSVAPTSTGVLSAMDSTQAGNTRGDGQVWVQAIGNNGRLAKQLGSYALKHSTKGLMLGTDWAISPNWRLGIIGSKTQTRLDSYQFDGALDSWLVGAYALRQDGPLALRLGAVYGNHDGSTKRHVVFNGFRDRLKGRYNATTQQVFGQVGYNLDVGQFDIEPYVQVGYQRYQRDAYSEKGGDAALQYNGQTQEHYNSELGLRLARPFVFDQGMRLTPCVDVGWKHLYGDIRGSSHQRLANGGNVYLIKGVELDRDSLLLQAGLDLAVSPRHTLGLNYSGETGQDNRNGALMGQWRMMF, encoded by the coding sequence ATGGAAGGCGAATGGTCGCGCGACATCAGTTTCAGCCATAAAGGCCGGGTTGCGGCGGACACCCAATTTCGCAACCTCGGCCAAATTGGTGCCGAAATAGAGGTTGCCGGCGACTTTCAGAACGAGGGAAGCGTGAGCAAGTCTGTTTTCGTGGACCAGACTGGCACGTTTAGCGGTCCTGGCACCGTCAACGCGCTGAAGGTGCAAGGCCAGTTGGCGGTCGACCCCGAGAGAGGGGCGCCTACGATCAAAAGGAATCTTGAATTGGCGCCAGGCGCAACATTGCTCTACGGCATCCATCCAAACGGCGGCAGCGCCACGATCAAAGTCGGCGGCACCGCGAAACTGGGCAATGCATCGCTGAAAATCGTCAACGTGCCCGGTGAATACATCGACACCAGCAATCACGTCGTGATCGATGCAAAGAAGGTGGATGGAGAGTTCGGGGCGATCGTCAATGAACTTGCGTTCATGACAGCGACGGTGGACTACACCGCAAAACAGGTGGGCCTGACCTACACGCGTAATAAAGTTCCGTTTGAAGATGCAGCAACCACGGACAACGCACGAAAATTCGTGGCCAGTATCGAGGAGCCGCAACAGGTGGCACCGCCAGAGCCAAGCCCCATTGTCGCCCCGGCCATCGCTCAGGTGTCTGCGGTTAAGCCAGACAACCATGGCGCGACACACATTCCCACCGAACCACCAAGAACCATCAATACCGCAGCACAACCCAATACCGCCATCAATGCCCTGCTCGGCACCAATATGATTACGGCGGCCAACGCCATTGATCAACTGAGTGGCTACCACACCGCTGAACTGGGCAACGCCATCTTGAGCAGCGTCGCACCGACCAGCACCGGCGTGCTCTCGGCCATGGACTCGACACAAGCAGGAAACACACGGGGCGACGGTCAGGTCTGGGTCCAGGCCATCGGCAACAACGGCCGCCTCGCCAAGCAATTGGGCAGCTATGCCCTTAAACATTCGACAAAGGGCCTGATGCTGGGAACCGACTGGGCCATCAGCCCCAATTGGCGACTGGGCATCATCGGCAGCAAGACCCAGACACGACTGGACAGCTATCAATTCGACGGAGCACTCGACAGTTGGCTCGTAGGTGCCTATGCCTTGCGCCAGGACGGTCCGCTGGCGCTGCGCCTGGGCGCTGTTTATGGCAATCATGACGGCAGCACCAAGCGCCATGTCGTGTTCAATGGATTCAGGGACCGCCTCAAGGGTCGTTACAACGCCACAACGCAACAGGTCTTTGGACAGGTCGGCTACAACCTGGACGTCGGACAATTCGATATAGAGCCCTACGTCCAAGTGGGCTACCAACGCTATCAACGCGACGCCTACTCGGAAAAAGGTGGCGACGCCGCGTTGCAGTACAACGGCCAAACCCAGGAACACTACAACAGCGAACTGGGCCTGCGCCTCGCCCGTCCTTTTGTCTTCGACCAAGGCATGCGATTGACGCCGTGCGTCGATGTCGGCTGGAAACACCTATACGGCGACATCAGGGGCAGCTCCCATCAACGCCTGGCTAACGGCGGCAATGTCTACCTCATCAAAGGAGTCGAGCTGGACCGCGACAGCCTTCTCTTGCAAGCAGGACTGGACCTGGCCGTATCGCCACGTCATACCCTGGGACTGAACTACAGCGGCGAAACAGGGCAGGACAACCGCAACGGTGCGCTGATGGGGCAGTGGCGAATGATGTTCTGA
- the oadA gene encoding sodium-extruding oxaloacetate decarboxylase subunit alpha, protein MSKKIFVTDTILRDAHQSLLATRMRTEDMLPICDKLDKVGYWSLEVWGGATFDACVRFLKEDPWERLRQLRAALPNTRLQMLLRGQNLLGYRHYSDDVVKAFVAKAAVNGIDVFRIFDAMNDVRNLRVAIEAVKAAGKHAQGTIAYTTSPVHTIDAFVAQAKQMEAMGCDSVAIKDMAGLLTPYATGELVKALKAEQSLPVFIHSHDTAGLAAMCQLKAIENGADHIDTAISSFAWGTSHPGTESMVAALKGSEFDTGLDLELLQEIGLYFYAVRKKYHQFESEFTAVDTRVQVNQVPGGMISNLANQLKEQGALNRMNEVLAEIPRVREDLGFPPLVTPTSQIVGTQAFFNVLAGERYKTITNEVKLYLQGGYGKAPGSVSEKLRRQAIGSEEVIDVRPADLLKPEMTKLRGEIGALAKSEEDVLTYAMFPDIGRKFLEERDAGTLTPEVLLPIPEAGSVSSAGGEGVPTEFVIDVHGETYRVDITGVGVKAEGKRHFYLSIDGMPEEVVFEPLNEFVSGGSSKRKQATAPGHVSTTMPGNIVDVLVKEGDVVKAGQAVLITEAMKMETEVQAAIAGKVTAIHVAKGDRVNPGEILIEIEG, encoded by the coding sequence ATGTCCAAGAAGATCTTTGTTACCGACACAATCCTGCGCGACGCCCACCAATCGCTGCTTGCCACCCGCATGCGCACCGAAGACATGCTGCCGATCTGCGACAAGCTCGACAAAGTTGGCTATTGGTCGCTGGAAGTCTGGGGCGGCGCGACATTCGACGCCTGCGTGCGCTTTCTGAAGGAAGACCCGTGGGAGCGCCTGCGCCAACTGCGCGCGGCGCTGCCCAACACTCGCTTGCAAATGCTGCTGCGCGGCCAGAACCTGCTGGGCTATCGCCATTACAGCGATGACGTGGTCAAGGCGTTCGTGGCCAAGGCTGCGGTCAACGGCATCGACGTGTTCCGTATTTTCGATGCGATGAACGACGTGCGTAACCTGCGGGTCGCCATCGAGGCGGTGAAGGCCGCCGGCAAGCACGCCCAGGGCACCATCGCCTACACCACCAGCCCAGTGCACACCATCGACGCGTTCGTGGCCCAGGCCAAGCAGATGGAAGCCATGGGTTGCGACTCGGTGGCGATCAAGGACATGGCCGGCCTGCTGACCCCGTATGCCACCGGCGAACTGGTGAAAGCGCTGAAGGCCGAGCAATCGTTGCCGGTGTTCATCCACTCCCACGACACCGCCGGCCTGGCCGCGATGTGCCAGCTCAAGGCTATCGAAAACGGTGCCGATCACATTGACACCGCGATCTCCAGCTTCGCCTGGGGCACCAGCCATCCGGGCACCGAGTCGATGGTCGCGGCCCTTAAAGGCAGTGAGTTCGACACGGGGCTGGACCTGGAGCTGTTGCAGGAAATCGGCCTGTACTTCTACGCCGTACGCAAGAAGTACCACCAGTTCGAAAGCGAGTTCACCGCCGTAGACACCCGCGTCCAGGTCAACCAGGTACCGGGCGGGATGATTTCCAACCTCGCCAACCAGTTGAAAGAGCAGGGCGCACTGAACCGAATGAACGAAGTGCTGGCGGAGATCCCGCGCGTGCGCGAAGACCTCGGCTTCCCGCCGCTGGTGACCCCGACCTCGCAGATCGTCGGCACCCAGGCGTTCTTCAACGTGTTGGCCGGTGAGCGCTACAAGACCATCACCAACGAAGTGAAGCTCTACCTGCAGGGCGGCTACGGCAAGGCGCCGGGCTCGGTGAGTGAAAAGCTGCGTCGCCAGGCCATCGGCAGTGAAGAGGTGATCGACGTGCGTCCGGCCGATTTGCTCAAGCCGGAAATGACCAAGCTGCGTGGCGAAATCGGTGCGCTGGCCAAGTCCGAAGAGGACGTGCTGACCTATGCCATGTTCCCGGACATCGGTCGCAAGTTCCTCGAAGAACGCGACGCCGGCACCCTGACTCCGGAAGTGCTGCTGCCGATCCCCGAGGCGGGCAGCGTCAGCTCCGCAGGCGGCGAAGGCGTGCCGACCGAGTTCGTCATCGACGTTCACGGCGAAACCTACCGCGTCGACATCACTGGTGTAGGCGTCAAGGCCGAAGGCAAGCGTCACTTCTACCTGTCCATCGATGGCATGCCGGAAGAGGTCGTGTTCGAACCGCTCAATGAGTTTGTCAGCGGCGGCAGCAGCAAGCGCAAGCAAGCCACTGCGCCGGGCCATGTCAGCACCACCATGCCGGGCAACATCGTCGATGTCCTGGTCAAGGAGGGCGACGTGGTGAAGGCCGGCCAAGCGGTGCTGATCACTGAAGCCATGAAGATGGAAACCGAAGTGCAGGCGGCCATCGCCGGCAAGGTCACCGCCATTCATGTGGCCAAGGGCGACCGGGTCAACCCGGGCGAGATCCTGATCGAGATCGAAGGCTGA